One Bos taurus isolate L1 Dominette 01449 registration number 42190680 breed Hereford chromosome 16, ARS-UCD2.0, whole genome shotgun sequence DNA window includes the following coding sequences:
- the TAS1R3 gene encoding taste receptor type 1 member 3 isoform X2, with the protein MPPAMLGLTFLGLVAALGIRPGAPLCLSQQLSLPGDYILGGLFPLGSADDTGLGDRTQPNATVCTRLSAPGLLWALAVMMAVEEINNAPTLLPGLRLGYDLFDTCSEPVVAMKPSLVFMAKAGSRSIGAYCDYTQYQPRVLAVIGPHSSEVALVTGKFFSFFLMPQVSYGATTDRLSNRETFPSFFRTVPSDRVQATAMVELLRGLHWNWVAAVGSDDEYGRQGLGLFSSLANAKGICIAYEGLMPLPRAGGTRLGSVQSLLHQVNHSSVQVVVVFSSAQATYSLFSYSIRYRLSPKVWVASEAWLTSSLVMTLPGMDRVGTVLGFLHQGAEMPEFRSYVQTRLARAAEPAYCASLEAGRLGLEEHVVGPRCPQCDRASPENVTDGLLYHQTFAAYAAVYSVAHALHKALLCNSSGCPAQEPVRPWQLLDNMYNMSFHAYNRTLQFDTSGNVDLAYDLKLWVWRDRMPMLRTVGSFNGSLELQFSSMIWHTPGNQEPVSQCSRQCREGQVRRVKGFHSCCYDCVDCKAGSYQRHPDDALCSKCDQDQWSPDGSTRCFPRRPRFLAWGEPAVLGLLLLLGIVLGLVLVALGLFTWHRDSPLVQAAGGPRACFGLACLGLVCLSVLLFPGRPSTASCMGQQLLLHLPLTGCLSTLFLLAAEIFVGSELPPSWTDWLHSCLRGPWAWLVVLLAMLAEAALCSWYLAVFPPVVVTNWHALPTEALVHCRVSSWIMFGVVHATNAMLAFLCFLGTFLVQSRPGHYNSARGLTFAMLAYFITWVSYIPLFANVHVVSHPPVQMGTILFCVLGILTTFHLPKCYLLLWRPDLNTPEFFLGGGPSDARGQGGSGHGEETQGKNK; encoded by the exons ATGCCGCCTGCCATGCTAGGCCTGACCTTCCTGGGCCTTGTGGCTGCACTGGGTATCAGGCCAGGGGCCCCATTGTGCCTGTCCCAGCAGCTCAGCCTGCCGGGGGACTATATTCTGGGTGGGCTCTTCCCCCTGGGCTCGGCCGATGACACCGGGCTGGGTGACAGGACGCAGCCCAATGCCACCGTGTGCACCAG GTTGTCGGCCCCCGGTCTGCTCTGGGCACTAGCTGTGATGATGGCCGTGGAGGAGATCAACAACGCACCCACCCTGCTCCCTGGGCTGCGTCTGGGCTATGACCTTTTCGACACATGCTCGGAACCCGTGGTTGCGATGAAGCCCAGCCTGGTGTTCATGGCCAAGGCAGGCAGCCGCAGCATCGGCGCCTACTGTGACTACACGCAGTACCAACCCCGTGTGCTGGCTGTCATTGGGCCCCACTCGTCCGAAGTTGCCCTGGTCACTGGCAAGTTCTTCAGCTTCTTCCTCATGCCCCAG GTCAGCTACGGTGCCACCACCGACCGGCTGAGCAACCGCGAGACATTCCCATCCTTCTTCCGCACGGTGCCCAGCGACCGCGTGCAGGCGACAGCCATGGTGGAGCTGCTGCGGGGGCTGCACTGGAACTGGGTGGCCGCCGTGGGCAGTGATGACGAGTATGGCCGGCAGGGCCTGGGCCTCTTCTCCAGCCTGGCCAATGCCAAGGGCATCTGCATCGCTTACGAGGGCCTGATGCCACTGCCCCGTGCTGGCGGCACGCGGCTAGGCTCTGTGCAGAGCCTGCTGCACCAGGTAAACCACAGCAGCGTGCAGGTGGTGGTGGTCTTCTCCTCCGCCCAAGCCACCTACAGCCTGTTCAGCTACAGCATCCGCTACAGGCTCTCACCCAAGGTATGGGTGGCCAGCGAGGCTTGGCTGACTTCAAGCCTGGTCATGACGCTACCAGGCATGGACCGGGTGGGCACGGTGCTCGGCTTCCTGCATCAGGGTGCTGAGATGCCCGAGTTCCGATCCTATGTGCAGACCCGCCTGGCCCGGGCTGCGGAGCCCGCCTACTGTGCCTCGCTAGAGGCAGGGCGGCTGGGTCTGGAGGAGCATGTGGTGGGGCCACGCTGCCCGCAGTGTGACCGCGCCTCCCCGGAGAACGTGACCGATGGGCTGCTATACCACCAAACTTTTGCCGCCTACGCAGCTGTGTACAGCGTGGCCCATGCGCTTCACAAAGCACTGCTCTGCAACTCCTCCGGCTGCCCTGCACAGGAGCCCGTGCGGCCCTGGCAG CTCCTGGACAACATGTACAACATGAGTTTCCACGCATACAACCGGACCCTGCAGTTCGACACCAGCGGAAATGTGGACCTTGCTTATGACCTGAAGCTGTGGGTTTGGAGGGACCGGATGCCCATGCTGCGCACTGTGGGCAGCTTCAACGGCAGCCTGGAGCTCCAGTTCTCCAGCATGATCTGGCACACCCCAGGAAACCAA GAGCCCGTGTCCCAGTGCTCACGGCAGTGCAGGGAAGGCCAGGTGCGCCGCGTGAAGGGCTTCCATTCCTGCTGCTACGACTGCGTGGACTGCAAGGCAGGCAGCTACCAGCGCCACCCAG ACGATGCCCTCTGCAGCAAGTGTGACCAGGACCAGTGGTCCCCAGACGGTAGTACCCGGTGCTTCCCCCGCAGGCCCAGGTTCCTGGCGTGGGGGGAGCCGGCTGTGCTtgggctgctcctgctgctgggcATCGTTCTGGGTCTGGTGCTGGTGGCCCTGGGACTCTTCACCTGGCACCGGGACAGCCCACTAGTTCAGGCCGCAGGGGGACCCCGGGCCTGCTTCGGCCTGGCCTGCCTGGGCCTGGTCTGCCTCAGCGTCCTCCTGTTCCCTGGCCGGCCCAGCACTGCCAGCTGCATGGGCCAGCAGCTGCTGCTCCACCTCCCCCTCACCGGCTGCCTGAGCACACTATTCCTGCTGGCAGCCGAGATCTTTGTGGGCTCAGAGCTGCCACCCAGCTGGACAGACTGGCTCCATAGCTGCCTGCGGGGGCCCTGGGCCTGGCTGGTAGTGCTGCTTGCCATGCTGGCAGAGGCGGCGCTCTGCTCCTGGTACCTGGCAGTCTTCCCGCCAGTGGTTGTAACAAACTGGCATGCGCTGCCCACGGAGGCACTGGTGCACTGCCGTGTGAGCTCCTGGATCATGTTCGGAGTGGTGCATGCCACCAATGCCATGCTGGCCTTCCTCTGCTTCCTGGGCACCTTCCTGGTACAGAGCCGGCCTGGCCACTACAATAGCGCCCGTGGCCTGACCTTTGCCATGCTGGCCTACTTCAtcacctgggtctcctacatccCCCTCTTTGCCAATGTACATGTGGTCTCCCACCCCCCTGTGCAGATGGGCACCATTCTCTTCTGTGTGCTGGGCATCCTGACCACCTTCCACCTGCCTAAGTGCTACCTGCTGCTGTGGCGGCCAGACCTCAACACCCCCGAGTTCTTCTTGGGAGGGGGTCCCAGCGATGCCAGAGGGCAGGGCGGCAGTGGGCACGGGGAGGAGACTCAGGGGAAAAACAAGTGA
- the TAS1R3 gene encoding taste receptor type 1 member 3 isoform X1: MTPGWVTGRSPMPPCAPGREAGIVCRGGAGGGWSGGEGLATRSPCGPRLSAPGLLWALAVMMAVEEINNAPTLLPGLRLGYDLFDTCSEPVVAMKPSLVFMAKAGSRSIGAYCDYTQYQPRVLAVIGPHSSEVALVTGKFFSFFLMPQVRPLPTSHPPAHLRSPRVRSRLRLQVSYGATTDRLSNRETFPSFFRTVPSDRVQATAMVELLRGLHWNWVAAVGSDDEYGRQGLGLFSSLANAKGICIAYEGLMPLPRAGGTRLGSVQSLLHQVNHSSVQVVVVFSSAQATYSLFSYSIRYRLSPKVWVASEAWLTSSLVMTLPGMDRVGTVLGFLHQGAEMPEFRSYVQTRLARAAEPAYCASLEAGRLGLEEHVVGPRCPQCDRASPENVTDGLLYHQTFAAYAAVYSVAHALHKALLCNSSGCPAQEPVRPWQLLDNMYNMSFHAYNRTLQFDTSGNVDLAYDLKLWVWRDRMPMLRTVGSFNGSLELQFSSMIWHTPGNQEPVSQCSRQCREGQVRRVKGFHSCCYDCVDCKAGSYQRHPDDALCSKCDQDQWSPDGSTRCFPRRPRFLAWGEPAVLGLLLLLGIVLGLVLVALGLFTWHRDSPLVQAAGGPRACFGLACLGLVCLSVLLFPGRPSTASCMGQQLLLHLPLTGCLSTLFLLAAEIFVGSELPPSWTDWLHSCLRGPWAWLVVLLAMLAEAALCSWYLAVFPPVVVTNWHALPTEALVHCRVSSWIMFGVVHATNAMLAFLCFLGTFLVQSRPGHYNSARGLTFAMLAYFITWVSYIPLFANVHVVSHPPVQMGTILFCVLGILTTFHLPKCYLLLWRPDLNTPEFFLGGGPSDARGQGGSGHGEETQGKNK, from the exons ATGACACCGGGCTGGGTGACAGGACGCAGCCCAATGCCACCGTGTGCACCAGGTAGGGAGGCTGGGATTGTGtgcaggggtggggctgggggaggttgGTCAGGGGGAGAGGGGTTGGCCACCCGCAGCCCCTGTGGCCCCAGGTTGTCGGCCCCCGGTCTGCTCTGGGCACTAGCTGTGATGATGGCCGTGGAGGAGATCAACAACGCACCCACCCTGCTCCCTGGGCTGCGTCTGGGCTATGACCTTTTCGACACATGCTCGGAACCCGTGGTTGCGATGAAGCCCAGCCTGGTGTTCATGGCCAAGGCAGGCAGCCGCAGCATCGGCGCCTACTGTGACTACACGCAGTACCAACCCCGTGTGCTGGCTGTCATTGGGCCCCACTCGTCCGAAGTTGCCCTGGTCACTGGCAAGTTCTTCAGCTTCTTCCTCATGCCCCAGGTGCGCCCCCTCCCCACATCCCATCCTCCCGCCCACCTCAGGAGCCCCCGTGTCAGGAGCCGCCTTCGCCTGCAGGTCAGCTACGGTGCCACCACCGACCGGCTGAGCAACCGCGAGACATTCCCATCCTTCTTCCGCACGGTGCCCAGCGACCGCGTGCAGGCGACAGCCATGGTGGAGCTGCTGCGGGGGCTGCACTGGAACTGGGTGGCCGCCGTGGGCAGTGATGACGAGTATGGCCGGCAGGGCCTGGGCCTCTTCTCCAGCCTGGCCAATGCCAAGGGCATCTGCATCGCTTACGAGGGCCTGATGCCACTGCCCCGTGCTGGCGGCACGCGGCTAGGCTCTGTGCAGAGCCTGCTGCACCAGGTAAACCACAGCAGCGTGCAGGTGGTGGTGGTCTTCTCCTCCGCCCAAGCCACCTACAGCCTGTTCAGCTACAGCATCCGCTACAGGCTCTCACCCAAGGTATGGGTGGCCAGCGAGGCTTGGCTGACTTCAAGCCTGGTCATGACGCTACCAGGCATGGACCGGGTGGGCACGGTGCTCGGCTTCCTGCATCAGGGTGCTGAGATGCCCGAGTTCCGATCCTATGTGCAGACCCGCCTGGCCCGGGCTGCGGAGCCCGCCTACTGTGCCTCGCTAGAGGCAGGGCGGCTGGGTCTGGAGGAGCATGTGGTGGGGCCACGCTGCCCGCAGTGTGACCGCGCCTCCCCGGAGAACGTGACCGATGGGCTGCTATACCACCAAACTTTTGCCGCCTACGCAGCTGTGTACAGCGTGGCCCATGCGCTTCACAAAGCACTGCTCTGCAACTCCTCCGGCTGCCCTGCACAGGAGCCCGTGCGGCCCTGGCAG CTCCTGGACAACATGTACAACATGAGTTTCCACGCATACAACCGGACCCTGCAGTTCGACACCAGCGGAAATGTGGACCTTGCTTATGACCTGAAGCTGTGGGTTTGGAGGGACCGGATGCCCATGCTGCGCACTGTGGGCAGCTTCAACGGCAGCCTGGAGCTCCAGTTCTCCAGCATGATCTGGCACACCCCAGGAAACCAA GAGCCCGTGTCCCAGTGCTCACGGCAGTGCAGGGAAGGCCAGGTGCGCCGCGTGAAGGGCTTCCATTCCTGCTGCTACGACTGCGTGGACTGCAAGGCAGGCAGCTACCAGCGCCACCCAG ACGATGCCCTCTGCAGCAAGTGTGACCAGGACCAGTGGTCCCCAGACGGTAGTACCCGGTGCTTCCCCCGCAGGCCCAGGTTCCTGGCGTGGGGGGAGCCGGCTGTGCTtgggctgctcctgctgctgggcATCGTTCTGGGTCTGGTGCTGGTGGCCCTGGGACTCTTCACCTGGCACCGGGACAGCCCACTAGTTCAGGCCGCAGGGGGACCCCGGGCCTGCTTCGGCCTGGCCTGCCTGGGCCTGGTCTGCCTCAGCGTCCTCCTGTTCCCTGGCCGGCCCAGCACTGCCAGCTGCATGGGCCAGCAGCTGCTGCTCCACCTCCCCCTCACCGGCTGCCTGAGCACACTATTCCTGCTGGCAGCCGAGATCTTTGTGGGCTCAGAGCTGCCACCCAGCTGGACAGACTGGCTCCATAGCTGCCTGCGGGGGCCCTGGGCCTGGCTGGTAGTGCTGCTTGCCATGCTGGCAGAGGCGGCGCTCTGCTCCTGGTACCTGGCAGTCTTCCCGCCAGTGGTTGTAACAAACTGGCATGCGCTGCCCACGGAGGCACTGGTGCACTGCCGTGTGAGCTCCTGGATCATGTTCGGAGTGGTGCATGCCACCAATGCCATGCTGGCCTTCCTCTGCTTCCTGGGCACCTTCCTGGTACAGAGCCGGCCTGGCCACTACAATAGCGCCCGTGGCCTGACCTTTGCCATGCTGGCCTACTTCAtcacctgggtctcctacatccCCCTCTTTGCCAATGTACATGTGGTCTCCCACCCCCCTGTGCAGATGGGCACCATTCTCTTCTGTGTGCTGGGCATCCTGACCACCTTCCACCTGCCTAAGTGCTACCTGCTGCTGTGGCGGCCAGACCTCAACACCCCCGAGTTCTTCTTGGGAGGGGGTCCCAGCGATGCCAGAGGGCAGGGCGGCAGTGGGCACGGGGAGGAGACTCAGGGGAAAAACAAGTGA